From Oryza sativa Japonica Group chromosome 4, ASM3414082v1, one genomic window encodes:
- the LOC4335520 gene encoding uncharacterized protein isoform X1, whose protein sequence is MLEKAMKNLMMMLKLMFENKGNMNQNDHMQQGKNNSNAYKKQQCNIVDIMDANSLEIGTNVFLKSWKNRNKNVVVASIVSCDPTRKVAGIELGTEYLMVHVHFPLAKYEELIRPYKGYKIIGNVVRLDIAWPAIFVDKINGS, encoded by the exons ATGCTGGAGAAGGCAATGAAGAATCTGATGATGATGTTAAAATTAATGTTCGAG AATAAAGGAAACATGAACCAGAATGATCACATGCAACAAGGGAAGAATAATTCTAATGCTTATAAG AAACAACAGTGCAACATAGTGGACATTATGGATGCCAATTCATTGgag ATTGGAACTAATGTATTCTTGAAAAGCTGGAAAAATCGAAATAAGAATGTggttgttgcttcaattgtaagCTGTGATCCAACACGCAAAGTTGCAGGTATTGAGCTAGGAACTGAATACTTGATGGTGCATGTTCATTTTCCATTGGCAAAATATGAAGAATTGATCAGGCCATACAAAGGCTACAAAATTATTGGCAATGTCGTACGACTTGATATTGCGTGGCCAGCAATTTTT GTTGACAAGATAAATGGATCATGA
- the LOC4335520 gene encoding uncharacterized protein isoform X2: MLEKAMKNLMMMLKLMFENKGNMNQNDHMQQGKNNSNAYKKQQCNIVDIMDANSLEIGTNVFLKSWKNRNKNVVVASIVSCDPTRKVAG, translated from the exons ATGCTGGAGAAGGCAATGAAGAATCTGATGATGATGTTAAAATTAATGTTCGAG AATAAAGGAAACATGAACCAGAATGATCACATGCAACAAGGGAAGAATAATTCTAATGCTTATAAG AAACAACAGTGCAACATAGTGGACATTATGGATGCCAATTCATTGgag ATTGGAACTAATGTATTCTTGAAAAGCTGGAAAAATCGAAATAAGAATGTggttgttgcttcaattgtaagCTGTGATCCAACACGCAAAGTTGCAG GTTGA